CAACCGGACCTGGTTATTTTAGATGTAATGATGGGCAGCCAGGATGAAGGTTTTCATGTGGCTTATCAAATTAAGAATAATGAAAAAACAGCAGACTTACCGATTGTAATGCTCTCTGCTGTTGGCCAGGAAACCGGCTTTACTTTTGATAAAGATAAAGATGAAGACTTTTTACCGGTCAATGAATTTATTGAAAAACCTGTGAATCCGGGTGCGTTGATTGAGATTGTAAAAAATAATCTTGGATTTTAGATTCGGATATTCTAATACTCTTACCGTCATTCTGTAAGAATCTTTCATTATTGCCTTATTCTTTAGAGAAAAGGTTTCTTACAGAATGACATTTATTTTCTTTTTATTTATTATGTTGTTTTGGTTTTATTTGATTATTGAACTTTGCAGTTTGATATTCTTTTAAAACTTAATGATAAAAATTATGAATATTAAGGAGCTGTGTGGAGATAAACCAAATCCTGACCGAGCGCTTTCCATTTATGAGCATCGGGATTCTGCAATCACGATTATCATGGTCAATCCAGTTACGATGGCTGGCTATTGTTGGATTTTTTCTTGCTACGATAACCACAAAATATATTTTTGAATTAGCACTTCCTTTTGAAACAATTTGGCAATTATTAGTTGTTCTTACCGTTATAAATTTAAGTTATGTATTCGTTTTAAAAATTTTTAAAGAATTTACTTTTTTATATGAAATTATTTTCCTAACACTTCATATTGTAATCGACCTGATAATCTTAACAGTATTAATCCATCTTTCGGGCGGAGTTGAAAACCCGGTATATCTTTTTTATATCTTTCAT
The genomic region above belongs to Calditrichota bacterium and contains:
- a CDS encoding response regulator, which translates into the protein MPNKILIIDDDIDLVEAMRMTLESAGFEVIDAQDGEKGLSKIENEQPDLVILDVMMGSQDEGFHVAYQIKNNEKTADLPIVMLSAVGQETGFTFDKDKDEDFLPVNEFIEKPVNPGALIEIVKNNLGF